The following coding sequences lie in one Synechococcus sp. PCC 7336 genomic window:
- a CDS encoding NAD(P)/FAD-dependent oxidoreductase, with product MSTRDAIAIGSGIGGLVSAALLARYGWNVTVCESHTIPGGAAHAFEREGYCFDSGPSFFAGLSDPHSLNPLRQVLDVLDESVAAIAYDPLGHYHFPEGSFPVYSNLSKYREAVAAVTPQGARELAQFEARLLRLYDVLSGVPALHLRGDWQVFPVLMQNYLPALAKLLPQLGAIQGSVGQVMDRYVRDRWVRRPIDLECFLLSGLKAHGTVTPEMAFMYGERDRSVIDYPIGGSGAIVAALVRGLEKWGGKLRLRSHVSEIQVEGGRAVGVRLQSGEAIEADAVISNATVWDTYATLIDPKHLPERDRQAALETPAVHSFMHLHLGIRAEGLEGLSGHHVVVGDGDIAAPGNTCMISIPTVWDTSMAPPGCHAIHAYTLEPFEGWTYGEGYEEKKRSRVQVLYRALKKVIPNIRDRVQLELIGTPLTHARFLRRDRGTYGPAIAAGAGTFPGCQTPIRGLYRAGDSTMPGIGVPAVAASGILCANALVSTRQTAELVQTLRDRQARAGRIS from the coding sequence ATGAGTACCCGAGACGCCATCGCGATCGGCAGTGGAATTGGCGGATTGGTCTCGGCGGCCCTATTAGCCCGCTATGGTTGGAACGTCACTGTTTGCGAAAGCCATACTATTCCTGGAGGAGCCGCCCACGCCTTCGAACGGGAAGGCTACTGCTTTGATTCGGGGCCATCGTTTTTTGCAGGTCTGAGCGATCCCCATAGCCTCAATCCCCTGCGTCAAGTCTTGGATGTCCTCGACGAGTCCGTTGCTGCGATCGCCTACGACCCCCTCGGTCACTACCATTTCCCCGAAGGCTCTTTCCCCGTCTACAGCAATTTGTCAAAGTATCGCGAGGCTGTTGCCGCAGTCACTCCCCAAGGGGCAAGGGAGTTGGCCCAATTCGAAGCTCGCCTGTTGCGACTCTACGATGTTCTCAGCGGCGTGCCCGCATTGCACCTGCGGGGAGATTGGCAGGTGTTCCCGGTCTTAATGCAGAACTATTTGCCCGCGCTGGCTAAACTGCTGCCTCAATTGGGGGCAATACAGGGATCGGTGGGTCAAGTCATGGATCGCTACGTGCGCGATCGCTGGGTGCGCCGCCCGATCGATTTGGAATGCTTTTTGCTCTCGGGCCTCAAAGCCCACGGCACAGTTACCCCCGAAATGGCCTTTATGTATGGAGAACGCGATCGCTCTGTCATTGACTATCCCATTGGCGGCAGTGGCGCGATTGTGGCTGCGTTGGTGCGGGGGTTGGAAAAATGGGGTGGAAAGCTGCGCTTGCGATCGCATGTGAGCGAAATCCAGGTTGAGGGCGGAAGAGCAGTTGGCGTGAGGCTGCAGAGTGGCGAGGCGATCGAGGCTGACGCGGTTATTTCCAATGCCACCGTTTGGGATACCTACGCGACGCTGATCGATCCGAAGCATTTGCCAGAACGCGATCGCCAAGCAGCTTTAGAAACTCCCGCCGTTCATAGTTTTATGCACCTCCATCTCGGCATCCGCGCCGAGGGTTTGGAGGGTTTAAGCGGCCATCACGTCGTCGTTGGGGATGGCGATATTGCTGCACCGGGTAACACCTGTATGATTTCTATCCCTACGGTCTGGGATACCAGCATGGCTCCTCCCGGCTGCCACGCCATTCACGCCTATACTCTGGAACCGTTTGAGGGCTGGACCTATGGCGAAGGCTATGAAGAGAAGAAGCGATCGCGCGTCCAGGTGCTGTATCGAGCTTTAAAGAAAGTCATTCCCAATATTCGCGATCGCGTGCAATTGGAACTCATCGGTACCCCTCTCACCCACGCTCGCTTTTTGAGACGCGATCGCGGTACCTACGGTCCAGCCATTGCTGCAGGAGCAGGCACGTTCCCCGGTTGCCAAACGCCCATTCGCGGCCTCTATCGAGCAGGGGATAGCACGATGCCGGGGATTGGGGTTCCCGCCGTGGCTGCCTCCGGCATTCTCTGTGCCAATGCTCTCGTCTCTACCCGGCAAACCGCCGAACTCGTCCAAACTCTGCGCGATCGGCAAGCACGAGCTGGGAGGATATCGTGA
- the csaB gene encoding polysaccharide pyruvyl transferase CsaB has translation MEHLSAAKRHLRFSPTCRLMGLECVRAKMRVIVAGYYGFGNGGDEALLLSVLQMLPAKAEPIVLSQRPLHTEQQYGVKAIDRWNGWQVLRLLRSADVFIWGGGSLMQDSSSWRNPLYYGGLMGLAQLLGLRTVAWAQGIGPLQWRWTRWLARHCLQGCTAVSVRDRASAALLDRWNISYTLAPDPVWALAAKDYSSTWPELAIAIVLRTHPLLTCERLAVLQQALVQLQVATKAHLVLMPFQSSDLGIAQQLHAAMSSTAQIVCVDDPRQLKGALRQVELAIAMRLHGLILAAAEGVPVFGLSYDPKVTQLLEEQNLPGYELSDLPTDPAEIARNWLAQFGQQGLDGERREALQQRALLHQQVLERVCSASSVSDE, from the coding sequence GTGGAGCACCTCTCTGCAGCCAAACGCCACTTGAGATTCTCCCCAACCTGCCGCTTAATGGGGCTGGAGTGTGTGCGGGCAAAAATGCGGGTAATTGTGGCGGGGTATTACGGGTTTGGCAATGGTGGCGACGAGGCTCTGCTATTGAGTGTCTTGCAAATGTTGCCAGCCAAGGCGGAGCCGATTGTGTTGTCCCAACGACCTTTACACACAGAGCAACAATATGGCGTGAAGGCGATCGATCGCTGGAATGGATGGCAGGTGCTGCGCCTATTGCGATCGGCGGACGTGTTTATCTGGGGTGGGGGGAGTTTGATGCAGGACAGCAGTAGTTGGCGCAACCCGCTGTATTACGGCGGGCTCATGGGCTTAGCTCAACTCTTGGGGCTGCGAACGGTAGCCTGGGCTCAGGGAATCGGCCCGTTGCAGTGGAGGTGGACCCGTTGGCTGGCGCGGCACTGTCTTCAGGGGTGTACGGCGGTGAGCGTGCGCGATCGCGCCTCTGCTGCGCTGCTCGATCGTTGGAATATTTCCTATACCCTTGCCCCCGATCCCGTCTGGGCACTCGCAGCGAAAGACTATTCCTCCACTTGGCCCGAGTTGGCGATCGCGATCGTGCTGCGCACTCATCCCCTACTCACCTGCGAGCGCCTTGCGGTGCTACAACAAGCTCTCGTGCAACTGCAAGTTGCCACCAAGGCACATCTAGTGCTCATGCCCTTTCAAAGCTCCGATCTGGGCATTGCACAACAACTCCACGCAGCGATGTCCTCAACCGCACAGATTGTTTGCGTTGACGATCCCCGCCAACTGAAAGGAGCGCTTCGACAGGTCGAATTGGCGATCGCCATGCGCCTGCACGGTCTGATCTTGGCTGCGGCAGAGGGGGTGCCAGTTTTCGGCCTCAGCTACGATCCCAAGGTGACCCAACTGCTCGAAGAGCAAAATCTGCCGGGGTACGAGCTCTCGGACTTACCGACCGATCCAGCCGAGATCGCTCGCAATTGGCTCGCCCAGTTTGGACAGCAGGGATTGGATGGCGAGCGGCGAGAGGCACTGCAACAACGGGCGCTCCTCCACCAGCAGGTCCTGGAACGGGTGTGTAGTGCCAGCTCTGTTAGCGATGAATGA
- a CDS encoding UPF0182 family protein — MSRRWQTIAVSVLVAIVAIALFGRPLLHLLAELWWFEAVGFAPVFWTRATWQVGIWCAAFAIYLLGLGGNYWLAKRWTQPRDIPLPLERRLARTEYLLFRMAMALGVVAVASVAATLSVQSWETILKALNATPFQQTDPIFGLDLGFYVFQLPLYEGGVQWLAGLFVCSLLLVLALYGLEGDIDPRRNWQSMVSRPAKFHISLLLAAIAILLSIYFWLQRYDLLYSPEGVVFGAGFTDVNARLPLQAMASILTAILSGILLVSLWQRSPLLPVGCALVYFVLLSLANLYPPILQRFVVEPNELTEEMPYVAHNIAFTQAAYGLEDVDSRAYPVEAELTREVLDRNQLTVGNIRLWDYRPLLSTYRQLQEIRPYYHFSDVDVDRYTLDGTYQQVMLAPREVDASKLAPKAQTWVNRRLHYTHGFGLVMSPVTRVSPNGLPELIVRNIPPVTEVDLEIDQPRIYYGEVTHNYIFTGATSDEFDYPLGDETAKNRYSGRGGVPLSPWYRRLAYSLELNSWNTFASNSLTADSRIHYHRNIRDRVRQVAPFLSFDSDPYIVAIDGGLKWIVDAYTLSSRYPYSEPLWRSDGSPAIFEEGTIGQMFRQGSNYIRNSVKVVVDAYDGTMTFWAIDDRDPLLATYRKIFPTLFANGADVPEALEAHFRYPVDLFKIQSQLYLSYHISDPAVFYNGEDLWSFPKEVFQSGEQLMQPYYVIMRLPEEEAEEFVLIWPFTPLDKSNMVAWMAARSDGEQYGKLLLYEFPRQELIFGPRQIEARIDQTPEISEQLTLWSQQGSRVIRGDLLVIPIERSLLYVEPIFLSAEEGALPELQRVIVAYDDRIVMANRLPEALTAVFGPETEPETIAVFEGRSPRSDTRSLDGDARQKIREALETYERAIEAQREGDWAVYGRMQEALGELLQQLDSGDEATRATE; from the coding sequence ATGTCTCGTCGCTGGCAAACGATCGCTGTTTCTGTTCTCGTCGCAATTGTGGCGATCGCGCTGTTCGGTCGCCCCCTCTTGCACCTGCTCGCCGAGTTGTGGTGGTTCGAGGCGGTGGGTTTTGCCCCCGTGTTCTGGACTCGTGCCACTTGGCAGGTGGGCATTTGGTGTGCGGCGTTTGCGATTTACCTGCTGGGATTGGGGGGAAATTATTGGCTGGCTAAGCGGTGGACGCAACCGCGCGATATTCCTCTGCCGCTCGAACGGCGTTTAGCTCGAACGGAATATTTACTGTTTCGGATGGCGATGGCGCTGGGGGTGGTGGCGGTGGCCTCTGTCGCTGCAACGCTATCGGTGCAGAGTTGGGAAACCATTCTCAAAGCCCTCAATGCCACCCCCTTTCAGCAAACCGATCCTATCTTTGGCTTGGATCTTGGATTTTATGTCTTTCAACTGCCGCTGTACGAGGGGGGAGTGCAGTGGTTGGCAGGGCTGTTTGTCTGCTCCCTGCTCTTGGTGCTTGCCCTTTATGGGCTAGAAGGAGATATCGATCCCCGGCGCAACTGGCAATCGATGGTCAGTCGTCCGGCTAAATTTCACATTAGTTTGCTATTGGCCGCGATCGCCATTCTGCTCTCGATTTATTTTTGGCTGCAGCGCTACGACCTGCTGTATTCCCCCGAGGGGGTGGTGTTTGGGGCTGGTTTTACCGATGTGAACGCGCGCTTGCCTCTCCAGGCAATGGCCAGCATCCTCACTGCTATCCTCTCGGGCATTTTGCTGGTGTCGCTGTGGCAGCGATCGCCCCTGCTGCCAGTAGGCTGTGCGCTCGTCTATTTTGTGCTGCTGTCGCTCGCGAATCTCTATCCCCCTATCTTGCAGCGGTTTGTGGTAGAGCCCAACGAGCTGACTGAAGAAATGCCCTATGTGGCTCACAATATCGCGTTTACTCAAGCAGCCTATGGCTTAGAGGATGTAGACTCGCGGGCTTATCCAGTCGAGGCAGAGCTGACGCGAGAGGTGCTCGATCGCAATCAACTCACTGTCGGCAATATTCGGTTGTGGGACTACCGACCGCTGTTGAGTACCTATCGCCAACTACAAGAAATTCGGCCTTACTATCACTTCAGCGATGTAGATGTCGATCGCTACACCCTCGACGGGACTTACCAACAGGTGATGTTGGCCCCCCGCGAGGTGGACGCCTCGAAATTGGCTCCAAAGGCTCAAACTTGGGTGAATCGGCGCTTGCACTACACCCACGGTTTTGGTTTGGTGATGAGCCCGGTGACGCGAGTGAGCCCCAACGGGTTGCCAGAATTGATCGTTCGAAATATCCCTCCGGTGACCGAAGTCGATCTCGAGATCGACCAACCCCGCATCTACTACGGCGAAGTCACCCATAACTACATCTTTACCGGAGCCACCTCCGACGAATTTGATTATCCCCTTGGCGACGAAACTGCCAAAAATCGCTACAGCGGTCGCGGTGGCGTGCCTCTGTCCCCTTGGTATCGGCGGCTGGCCTATTCCCTCGAACTCAATAGCTGGAATACCTTCGCATCCAACTCCCTCACGGCAGACTCCCGCATCCACTACCACCGCAACATTCGCGATCGCGTCCGGCAAGTCGCTCCGTTTCTCTCTTTCGATAGCGACCCCTATATTGTGGCGATCGATGGAGGCTTGAAATGGATTGTGGATGCCTACACCCTCAGCAGTCGCTATCCCTATTCAGAACCGCTGTGGCGCAGTGACGGCTCACCGGCCATTTTTGAGGAGGGAACGATTGGCCAGATGTTTCGGCAGGGGAGCAACTACATTCGCAACTCGGTCAAAGTGGTGGTGGATGCTTATGACGGCACTATGACGTTTTGGGCGATCGACGATCGCGATCCTCTCTTGGCCACCTACCGCAAGATCTTCCCGACGCTTTTCGCCAATGGAGCTGATGTGCCCGAGGCCCTCGAAGCGCACTTTCGCTATCCTGTCGACCTGTTCAAAATTCAATCGCAGCTATACCTGAGCTATCACATCAGCGATCCGGCAGTGTTTTATAACGGCGAAGATCTGTGGAGCTTTCCCAAAGAGGTCTTTCAGTCGGGGGAGCAGTTGATGCAGCCCTATTACGTCATCATGCGGTTGCCAGAAGAGGAGGCTGAGGAGTTCGTGCTCATTTGGCCGTTTACGCCGCTGGATAAGAGCAATATGGTGGCTTGGATGGCGGCGCGATCGGACGGGGAGCAGTACGGCAAATTGTTGTTGTACGAGTTCCCCCGGCAGGAGTTGATTTTTGGGCCGCGTCAGATTGAGGCGCGCATCGACCAAACACCTGAGATTTCCGAGCAACTGACGTTGTGGAGTCAGCAGGGGTCGCGGGTGATTCGGGGGGATTTGTTGGTGATTCCGATCGAGCGATCGCTCCTCTATGTGGAACCGATTTTCCTCAGTGCGGAGGAAGGGGCTCTGCCGGAGTTGCAGCGAGTGATTGTGGCCTATGACGATCGCATTGTGATGGCCAATCGACTGCCGGAGGCACTAACAGCAGTCTTCGGTCCCGAGACCGAGCCGGAGACGATCGCTGTTTTTGAGGGGCGATCGCCGCGCTCGGACACTCGGAGTTTGGATGGCGATGCGAGGCAAAAGATTCGCGAGGCGTTAGAGACTTACGAGCGGGCGATCGAGGCTCAGCGGGAGGGGGATTGGGCTGTTTACGGTCGCATGCAAGAGGCATTGGGCGAGTTATTGCAGCAGTTGGATAGTGGGGATGAAGCGACGCGAGCGACTGAATAG
- a CDS encoding toll/interleukin-1 receptor domain-containing protein has protein sequence MPPIEVFLSHSNQDRAMAERLATALTYHGVPLFFSPENIVGAQQWQSGILSALQRCDWFVVLLSPDAIDSMWVRREVAFALQDPRYEDRIVPLKYRNCDLKSLQWLTLFQTIDFTGGFTAGCRSLLRVWGIGLREERLQ, from the coding sequence ATGCCACCAATCGAGGTATTCCTTTCCCATTCAAATCAAGATCGGGCAATGGCTGAGCGTCTTGCTACTGCTTTAACGTATCACGGCGTTCCCCTATTCTTCAGCCCAGAGAATATCGTGGGAGCTCAGCAATGGCAGAGTGGGATTCTGAGTGCGCTACAACGTTGTGACTGGTTTGTAGTGCTCCTCTCCCCCGATGCTATCGATTCAATGTGGGTAAGAAGAGAAGTTGCCTTTGCCCTGCAAGACCCGAGATATGAAGATCGTATCGTTCCACTCAAGTACCGCAATTGCGACCTCAAATCGCTGCAGTGGCTCACCCTGTTCCAGACAATCGACTTTACTGGAGGCTTTACCGCTGGGTGTCGGAGCTTGCTGAGGGTTTGGGGTATTGGCCTAAGAGAAGAGCGTTTACAGTAA
- a CDS encoding toll/interleukin-1 receptor domain-containing protein yields the protein MQVFISHSSKDTPIARKLTQRLSEAGLRVWMPENEILPGDNWAQKMGQALEESELMVVLISPHAFESEWLKEEIQYALTADQYKGRLIPIFLDPKSEISSDVPWILRKLNPIEWKGREEDWQQVIEKVRSLAE from the coding sequence ATGCAAGTTTTTATTAGTCATTCTAGCAAAGACACGCCAATTGCTCGGAAGTTAACACAACGACTCTCGGAAGCTGGCCTCAGAGTATGGATGCCAGAAAACGAGATCCTTCCTGGTGATAACTGGGCTCAGAAAATGGGGCAGGCCCTTGAAGAGTCGGAGCTCATGGTAGTACTTATCTCTCCGCATGCCTTTGAGTCAGAGTGGTTGAAAGAGGAAATTCAGTACGCATTGACAGCAGACCAATACAAAGGCCGCTTGATTCCTATTTTCTTAGATCCCAAGAGCGAGATTTCTTCAGACGTACCGTGGATTCTTCGAAAGTTGAATCCTATTGAATGGAAAGGGCGTGAAGAAGACTGGCAACAGGTGATTGAGAAAGTACGCTCTTTAGCGGAATGA
- a CDS encoding MFS transporter: MTQGLQLDRKIQLVLSAMFVSGMLFWGSITCLLPTLPLYLDHLGASDRQVGLVMSCFAIGLVCSRPWLGPLADRRGRKLVLFIGLVAAAIAPIGYLFIKSLGGVALVRAGHGISIAAFATAYVALVADIAPPQFRGTVIGNMSLVNPIALMLGPAIGGYVLKWGGFNSLFLVAASLGGLGLILATFVQEAPFVSGQPKPAIDDRFWSLLGQPRLMTPTSVMLSVGLSFGSLTAFMPLFVRDGELGINPGLFYLASAIVTFGMRLGVGRASDRIGRGIFITLGLCFTSLGLLILASAQSPAQVLLAGSFQGAGFGILIPMMSALMGDRSHPHERGRLFGLCLGGFDVGLACAGLLLGQAADWWGYRALFCIAAGLVASAAILFATRSAKTPAESFRFAIGQGADPHALAEPEF, encoded by the coding sequence GTGACCCAAGGTCTACAGCTCGATCGCAAAATTCAGCTTGTCCTGAGCGCAATGTTTGTGTCGGGGATGCTGTTTTGGGGCAGTATCACTTGCCTGCTGCCCACGTTGCCCCTTTACCTCGACCATCTGGGGGCGAGCGATCGCCAGGTAGGTTTGGTGATGTCCTGCTTTGCGATCGGGTTGGTTTGCTCCCGTCCTTGGCTGGGGCCGCTGGCCGATCGGCGGGGGCGCAAGCTCGTGCTCTTTATCGGCCTAGTGGCAGCGGCGATCGCCCCGATTGGCTATTTATTCATCAAATCTCTCGGCGGGGTGGCTCTCGTGCGTGCGGGGCACGGCATCAGTATTGCTGCCTTCGCCACTGCCTATGTTGCTTTGGTGGCCGATATCGCTCCGCCTCAATTTCGAGGTACTGTCATCGGCAATATGAGTCTCGTCAATCCGATTGCTCTGATGTTAGGACCGGCGATCGGGGGATACGTGCTGAAGTGGGGGGGCTTCAATTCTCTCTTTCTCGTCGCCGCTAGCTTGGGAGGGCTGGGGTTAATCTTGGCGACCTTCGTGCAAGAGGCCCCGTTTGTCTCGGGCCAGCCGAAGCCAGCCATTGACGATCGCTTTTGGAGTCTTTTGGGCCAGCCCCGTTTGATGACTCCCACCTCGGTCATGCTCAGTGTCGGTCTATCGTTTGGCTCGCTCACGGCCTTTATGCCCCTGTTCGTTCGCGATGGGGAATTGGGGATTAATCCGGGATTGTTTTACCTAGCTTCGGCGATCGTCACGTTTGGGATGCGTTTGGGAGTCGGTCGAGCTAGCGATCGCATCGGTCGCGGCATCTTTATTACGTTGGGACTGTGTTTTACCAGCCTCGGCCTGCTGATTCTAGCCAGCGCCCAATCGCCCGCGCAGGTGCTCTTGGCGGGCAGCTTTCAGGGGGCTGGATTTGGCATTTTGATTCCGATGATGTCGGCGTTGATGGGCGATCGCTCCCATCCTCACGAGCGGGGTCGGTTATTTGGGCTGTGTCTGGGTGGGTTTGATGTGGGACTGGCTTGTGCGGGGCTGTTGTTGGGACAAGCGGCGGATTGGTGGGGCTATCGGGCGTTGTTCTGTATTGCGGCTGGATTGGTGGCGAGTGCGGCAATTTTGTTTGCCACTCGCTCGGCAAAGACGCCTGCCGAGTCATTTCGGTTTGCGATCGGGCAGGGAGCCGATCCTCACGCTCTGGCGGAACCGGAATTTTAA
- a CDS encoding DUF2062 domain-containing protein, producing the protein MADLKFPIAESAQVAVRPSRNWTSRRLRYFFLRLVRMRGTPAEIARGVAIGVFAGMYPFFGLQTILSVAIATVLRGNRLAAAASTWISNPFTYLPIYAFNFQVGHWVLQSDVSFKFTRQSLHRVLQQSTGLAVVMVVGCTVVGGVFAAIAYCLTLPLVRYSRRQLRLGRRRS; encoded by the coding sequence ATGGCCGATTTGAAGTTCCCAATTGCAGAGAGTGCGCAGGTGGCGGTTCGACCCTCTAGGAACTGGACTTCGCGGCGGCTGCGGTATTTTTTCTTGCGATTGGTGCGCATGCGCGGCACTCCTGCCGAAATTGCCCGAGGGGTAGCGATTGGAGTGTTTGCAGGCATGTACCCGTTTTTTGGCCTTCAGACAATTCTATCGGTGGCGATCGCCACTGTGTTGCGGGGCAATCGGCTGGCGGCTGCCGCCAGCACCTGGATCAGCAATCCATTCACCTACCTGCCGATCTATGCATTTAATTTTCAGGTGGGTCACTGGGTGTTGCAGTCAGATGTTTCCTTTAAATTTACGAGGCAATCGCTACACCGAGTTTTGCAACAGAGTACAGGTCTCGCGGTGGTAATGGTGGTGGGATGCACGGTGGTCGGGGGAGTATTTGCGGCGATCGCCTACTGTTTGACCTTACCCCTAGTACGCTATTCCAGACGGCAGCTTCGCCTAGGCCGAAGACGCTCGTAG
- a CDS encoding response regulator transcription factor has product MADSLDASVGVVVVEDSAYTRAVLRAALEPAEGINLLAESTTAQEGLEAIARHCPEIAILNIGLPDMDGIELTRQVKAALPETRVLILTGSDREETVLAAFGAGADAYCCKDVSADKLLDALQQMQEGNAWIDPAIAHIVLDGLRESGATEPDKIEIAAADAELAEMLETWPLTERELEVLEKIVDGRSNADIGEILGIGLGTVKTHVRNILNKLCANDRTQAAVRALRAGLVK; this is encoded by the coding sequence ATGGCAGACAGTTTGGACGCGTCCGTTGGAGTGGTGGTGGTGGAAGATAGCGCCTACACCAGGGCAGTCTTGAGGGCTGCATTAGAGCCTGCCGAAGGGATTAATTTATTAGCCGAGTCCACCACCGCACAGGAGGGTCTGGAGGCGATCGCCCGCCATTGTCCCGAGATTGCCATTTTGAATATTGGCTTGCCCGACATGGATGGCATCGAACTGACTCGGCAGGTGAAGGCGGCATTGCCCGAGACGCGGGTGCTGATCTTGACCGGTAGCGATCGCGAAGAAACGGTATTGGCGGCCTTTGGGGCTGGGGCTGATGCCTATTGCTGCAAGGACGTGTCGGCGGACAAGTTGCTCGATGCGCTGCAGCAGATGCAGGAGGGCAATGCCTGGATCGATCCGGCGATCGCCCATATTGTCTTGGATGGCTTGCGGGAGAGTGGAGCCACAGAACCCGACAAAATTGAAATTGCGGCTGCCGATGCCGAGTTGGCCGAGATGTTAGAGACGTGGCCTCTGACCGAACGAGAGTTGGAGGTGTTGGAAAAAATCGTTGACGGTCGCAGTAATGCGGATATTGGCGAAATCTTAGGCATTGGCTTGGGGACTGTCAAAACCCACGTTCGCAATATTCTGAATAAGTTATGTGCCAACGATCGCACCCAAGCTGCCGTGCGGGCATTGCGGGCGGGGCTAGTGAAATGA
- a CDS encoding DUF4332 domain-containing protein yields MPDLSAQYWPIEQLPGLNASDRRKLKHFGLVTTADLLNVAQSGNCHKTTVAAQLQTKVERLNRWLAMADLARLPAVGCQYCGLLLHAGMLSVTDLSAASAPQLHRLIQRLHVSTLRSVRNCPSVAQVSQWIYQARHLG; encoded by the coding sequence GTGCCCGATCTCTCCGCTCAATATTGGCCCATCGAACAGTTACCGGGGCTGAATGCCTCCGATCGCAGAAAGCTGAAACACTTTGGCCTTGTCACAACGGCAGATCTCTTGAACGTGGCGCAGTCTGGCAATTGTCATAAGACGACCGTAGCGGCACAGTTGCAAACCAAAGTCGAACGGCTGAATCGCTGGCTGGCAATGGCAGATCTGGCTCGCCTGCCCGCAGTAGGCTGTCAGTATTGTGGTTTATTACTTCACGCTGGCATGCTGTCTGTCACCGACCTGAGCGCAGCCTCAGCACCGCAACTACACCGCCTCATTCAACGCCTGCACGTCTCGACCCTGAGATCGGTCCGCAATTGTCCGTCAGTGGCGCAGGTGAGCCAGTGGATTTACCAAGCCCGCCATTTAGGCTGA